The Primulina eburnea isolate SZY01 chromosome 13, ASM2296580v1, whole genome shotgun sequence genome includes a region encoding these proteins:
- the LOC140808714 gene encoding protein SOSEKI 1-like isoform X1 — translation METQVTGAEVRRLNVVYFLSRKGRIEHPHLIRILHLSRNGVRLRDVKRWLGDLRGKDMPESFSWSYKRRYKTGYVWQDLFDDDLITPISDNEYVVKGSEISSTIINRDFACTPKNSEMQKDKQPAKDQKADEIQSHSSETSLYVPRKSSSEIEEESQVFGSETSTLTDDSTKLEMEKNSDTGVHNKRDKKPEKIETSWTSDESKLKINKKDKSRSNRVKISEKISTTPADSSNSPSEPRFTRSKSYSTGASNIFRNLMTCGALSTNDSAVVMINKQNKYPFMNVCASDQRNVDSSQICKRDKLGGSHRIFGTPKLTQSQWSGRKSCDAAMDSTKNKIEFKDQWMPCAANLKPINCPNCSQCGKPFKPQKLHVHMKSCRVIKSNSKEAANSLAPNIKI, via the exons ATGGAGACACAAGTGACCGGGGCGGAAGTGAGGCGGCTCAATGTTGTCTACTTTCTTAGTAGGAAGGGCCGTATTGAACATCCTCACCTCATTCGAATCCTCCATCTCTCAAGAAATGGGGTTCGGTTGCGAG ATGTTAAGAGATGGCTGGGAGATTTGCGCGGAAAAGACATGCCAGAATCATTTTCTTGGTCATACAAGAG GAGATATAAGACCGGCTATGTGTGGCAAGATTTATTTGATGATGATCTTATCACTCCAATCTCAGACAATGAATATGTTGTCAAAGGATCAGAGATTTCCTCCACTATTATCAACAGAG ACTTTGCATGCACTCCGAAAAATTCTGAAATGCAAAAAGATAAGCAACCAGCAAAAGATCAAAAAGCAGATGAGATCCAAAGCCATTCATCTGAAACTTCGTTATACGTCCCAAGAAAATCCTCATCCGAAATCGAAGAAGAATCCCAGGTCTTTGGCTCCGAGACATCCACATTGACAGATGACTCTACAAAACTTGAAATGGAGAAGAATTCAGACACAGGAGTACACAATAAACGAGATAAAAAACCTGAAAAAATCGAGACTTCGTGGACTTCCGACGAATCCAAGCTCAAGATCAACAAGAAAGACAAGAGCAGAAGCAATAGAGTTAAGATCAGTGAGAAGATTAGTACCACACCTGCTGATTCATCCAACTCTCCTTCCGAGCCTCGTTTTACGAGAAGCAAGAGCTACTCTACTGGTGCATCAAATATATTTCGAAACTTGATGACTTGCGGTGCTTTGAGTACTAATGACTCGGCAGTGGTGATGATCAATAAGCAAAACAAGTACCCTTTTATGAATGTGTGTGCTAGTGATCAAAGAAATGTTGATTCATCACAAATATGCAAAAGGGATAAGCTTGGAGGCTCTCATAGGATCTTTGGCACTCCTAAATTGACTCAATCCCAATGGAGCGGCAG GAAGAGTTGCGATGCGGCGATGGATTCAACAAAGAACAAGATTGAATTCAAAGATCAATGGATGCCTTGTGCTGCTAATTTGAAGCCTATTAATTGCCCAAATTGCTC ACAATGCGGGAAGCCATTCAAGCCGCAAAAGCTTCATGTGCACATGAAATCTTGCAGGGTTATCAAATCAAACTCCAAGGAAGCTGCAAATTCACTTGCTCCGAATATCAAGATTTAG
- the LOC140808714 gene encoding protein SOSEKI 1-like isoform X2 produces METQVTGAEVRRLNVVYFLSRKGRIEHPHLIRILHLSRNGVRLRDVKRWLGDLRGKDMPESFSWSYKRRYKTGYVWQDLFDDDLITPISDNEYVVKGSEISSTIINRDFACTPKNSEMQKDKQPAKDQKADEIQSHSSETSLYVPRKSSSEIEEESQVFGSETSTLTDDSTKLEMEKNSDTGVHNKRDKKPEKIETSWTSDESKLKINKKDKSRSNRVKISEKISTTPADSSNSPSEPRFTRSKSYSTGASNIFRNLMTCGALSTNDSAVVMINKQNKYPFMNVCASDQRNVDSSQICKRDKLGGSHRIFGTPKLTQSQWSGRKSCDAAMDSTKNKIEFKDQWMPCAANLKPINCPNCSDCRIS; encoded by the exons ATGGAGACACAAGTGACCGGGGCGGAAGTGAGGCGGCTCAATGTTGTCTACTTTCTTAGTAGGAAGGGCCGTATTGAACATCCTCACCTCATTCGAATCCTCCATCTCTCAAGAAATGGGGTTCGGTTGCGAG ATGTTAAGAGATGGCTGGGAGATTTGCGCGGAAAAGACATGCCAGAATCATTTTCTTGGTCATACAAGAG GAGATATAAGACCGGCTATGTGTGGCAAGATTTATTTGATGATGATCTTATCACTCCAATCTCAGACAATGAATATGTTGTCAAAGGATCAGAGATTTCCTCCACTATTATCAACAGAG ACTTTGCATGCACTCCGAAAAATTCTGAAATGCAAAAAGATAAGCAACCAGCAAAAGATCAAAAAGCAGATGAGATCCAAAGCCATTCATCTGAAACTTCGTTATACGTCCCAAGAAAATCCTCATCCGAAATCGAAGAAGAATCCCAGGTCTTTGGCTCCGAGACATCCACATTGACAGATGACTCTACAAAACTTGAAATGGAGAAGAATTCAGACACAGGAGTACACAATAAACGAGATAAAAAACCTGAAAAAATCGAGACTTCGTGGACTTCCGACGAATCCAAGCTCAAGATCAACAAGAAAGACAAGAGCAGAAGCAATAGAGTTAAGATCAGTGAGAAGATTAGTACCACACCTGCTGATTCATCCAACTCTCCTTCCGAGCCTCGTTTTACGAGAAGCAAGAGCTACTCTACTGGTGCATCAAATATATTTCGAAACTTGATGACTTGCGGTGCTTTGAGTACTAATGACTCGGCAGTGGTGATGATCAATAAGCAAAACAAGTACCCTTTTATGAATGTGTGTGCTAGTGATCAAAGAAATGTTGATTCATCACAAATATGCAAAAGGGATAAGCTTGGAGGCTCTCATAGGATCTTTGGCACTCCTAAATTGACTCAATCCCAATGGAGCGGCAG GAAGAGTTGCGATGCGGCGATGGATTCAACAAAGAACAAGATTGAATTCAAAGATCAATGGATGCCTTGTGCTGCTAATTTGAAGCCTATTAATTGCCCAAATTGCTC TGATTGTAGGATTTCATAA
- the LOC140808714 gene encoding protein SOSEKI 1-like isoform X3 translates to METQVTGAEVRRLNVVYFLSRKGRIEHPHLIRILHLSRNGVRLRDVKRWLGDLRGKDMPESFSWSYKRRYKTGYVWQDLFDDDLITPISDNEYVVKGSEISSTIINRDFACTPKNSEMQKDKQPAKDQKADEIQSHSSETSLYVPRKSSSEIEEESQVFGSETSTLTDDSTKLEMEKNSDTGVHNKRDKKPEKIETSWTSDESKLKINKKDKSRSNRVKISEKISTTPADSSNSPSEPRFTRSKSYSTGASNIFRNLMTCGALSTNDSAVVMINKQNKYPFMNVCASDQRNVDSSQICKRDKLGGSHRIFGTPKLTQSQWSGRKSCDAAMDSTKNKIEFKDQWMPCAANLKPINCPNCSIS, encoded by the exons ATGGAGACACAAGTGACCGGGGCGGAAGTGAGGCGGCTCAATGTTGTCTACTTTCTTAGTAGGAAGGGCCGTATTGAACATCCTCACCTCATTCGAATCCTCCATCTCTCAAGAAATGGGGTTCGGTTGCGAG ATGTTAAGAGATGGCTGGGAGATTTGCGCGGAAAAGACATGCCAGAATCATTTTCTTGGTCATACAAGAG GAGATATAAGACCGGCTATGTGTGGCAAGATTTATTTGATGATGATCTTATCACTCCAATCTCAGACAATGAATATGTTGTCAAAGGATCAGAGATTTCCTCCACTATTATCAACAGAG ACTTTGCATGCACTCCGAAAAATTCTGAAATGCAAAAAGATAAGCAACCAGCAAAAGATCAAAAAGCAGATGAGATCCAAAGCCATTCATCTGAAACTTCGTTATACGTCCCAAGAAAATCCTCATCCGAAATCGAAGAAGAATCCCAGGTCTTTGGCTCCGAGACATCCACATTGACAGATGACTCTACAAAACTTGAAATGGAGAAGAATTCAGACACAGGAGTACACAATAAACGAGATAAAAAACCTGAAAAAATCGAGACTTCGTGGACTTCCGACGAATCCAAGCTCAAGATCAACAAGAAAGACAAGAGCAGAAGCAATAGAGTTAAGATCAGTGAGAAGATTAGTACCACACCTGCTGATTCATCCAACTCTCCTTCCGAGCCTCGTTTTACGAGAAGCAAGAGCTACTCTACTGGTGCATCAAATATATTTCGAAACTTGATGACTTGCGGTGCTTTGAGTACTAATGACTCGGCAGTGGTGATGATCAATAAGCAAAACAAGTACCCTTTTATGAATGTGTGTGCTAGTGATCAAAGAAATGTTGATTCATCACAAATATGCAAAAGGGATAAGCTTGGAGGCTCTCATAGGATCTTTGGCACTCCTAAATTGACTCAATCCCAATGGAGCGGCAG GAAGAGTTGCGATGCGGCGATGGATTCAACAAAGAACAAGATTGAATTCAAAGATCAATGGATGCCTTGTGCTGCTAATTTGAAGCCTATTAATTGCCCAAATTGCTC GATTTCATAA
- the LOC140810821 gene encoding LOW QUALITY PROTEIN: hypothetical protein At1g04090 (The sequence of the model RefSeq protein was modified relative to this genomic sequence to represent the inferred CDS: deleted 1 base in 1 codon): MMGNRLIALSKISDLFKKKKKPLPIETSFQLPSQLPSWPPGGDFARGTIDLGGLEICQVSTFTKVWTTHEGGLDDLGATFFEPSTVPDGFYTLGCYSQPNNKSLNGWILAAKDVTNDPSRGLLKPPIDYSLVWSSESLKIKQDGVGYIWLPTPPEGYKVIGHVVTNSPEKPALDKVRCVHVDFTDVRENGELIWSSGTGFNVYSPRPRVRGVEASGILTGTFVAQKDGVDSEYLACLKNANGSRNAMPNADQIKALVEAYSPHIYFHPDEHYFPCSVTWFFENGALLYTKGEESKPISIDKTGSNLPQGGGNDGAYWLDLPSDNATKERVKKGDLAEACAYLHVKPMFGGTFTDIAIWLFYPFNGPAKAKVAFFNISLGKIGQHVGDWEHVTLRISNLKGELKSVYYARHSGGIWLDTSQLEFENGNRPVAYSSLSGHASYQKPGLVLQGSGNIGIRNDSAKSKFLMDVGAKFVVVNAEYLGSIFVEPPWLNYAREWGPKISYSIEVELKKVEKVLPGKLKKLFDRLVRSLPDEVLGEEGPTGPKGKDSWMGDERA, encoded by the exons ATGATGGGGAATCGACTAATTGCTTTGTCTAAGATTTCCGATCTTttcaagaaaaagaagaagcctCTTCCTATCGAAACCTCGTTCCAGCTTCCTTCTCAGCTACCCTCCTGGCCTCCAG GTGGAGATTTTGCGCGTGGAACCATTGATCTGGGAGGGCTAGAAATATGCCAAGTATCAACATTCACCAAAGTTTGGACAACACACGAGGGCGGACTGGATGATCTTGGTGCGACTTTTTTTGAACCTTCTACGGTACCGGATGGATTCTATACACTTGGTTGCTACAGCCAACCGAACAACAAGTCGTTAAACGGATGGATTCTTGCAGCGAAAGACGTGACTAATGATCCTTCAAGGGGATTACTAAAGCCGCCAATTGATTATTCTCTTGTTTGGAGTAGTGAATCTTTAAAAATCAAGCAGGATGGTGTTGGATATATATGGCTTCCAACCCCTCCCGAAGGGTATAAAGTAATTGGACATGTTGTCACGAATTCGCCAGAGAAACCGGCTCTTGATAAGGTCCGGTGTGTACACGTCGATTTCACTGATGTTCGTGAAAACGGGGAGTTGATTTGGTCGTCTGGGACGGGTTTTAATGTTTATAGCCCGAGGCCGAGAGTTAGGGGAGTTGAGGCCAGT GGAATCCTTACAGGCACATTTGTAGCTCAAAAGGATGGTGTTGATTCTGAATATTTAGCCTGTTTAAAGAATGCTAACGGAAGTAGAAATGCAATGCCTAATGCAGATCAGATTAAGGCATTGGTTGAAGCTTACTCTCCCCATATATATTTTCACCCTGACGAACACTACTTCCCTTGCTCTGTGACATGGTTCTTCGAAAACGGGGCGTTGTTGTACACGAAAGGAGAAGAATCGAAGCCCATTTCAATCGATAAAACAGGTTCGAATCTTCCACAGGGTGGCGGAAACGACGGTGCTTACTGGCTCGATCTTCCTTCGGACAATGCAACAAAAGAGAGAGTCAAGAAAGGTGATTTAGCAGAAGCATGTGCTTATTTGCATGTGAAACCAATGTTTGGTGGAACATTTACGGACATAGCAATTTGGTTGTTTTACCCTTTCAACGGCCCCGCGAAGGCGAAAGTCGCGTTCTTCAACATTTCCTTAGGAAAAATCGGCCAACATGTTGGTGACTGGGAACATGTCACACTGAGAATCAGCAACTTGAAAGGTGAGCTAAAGAGCGTATACTATGCTCGACATAGTGGAGGGATTTGGCTCGACACCTCCCAGTTGGAGTTCGAGAACGGGAACAGACCGGTAGCCTATTCGTCGTTGAGTGGGCACGCTTCGTATCAGAAGCCAGGGCTCGTGTTGCAAGGAAGTGGCAATATAGGGATAAGAAATGATAGTGCTAAGAGCAAGTTTTTGATGGACGTTGGGGCAAAGTTTGTCGTCGTAAATGCGGAGTATTTAGGATCGATTTTCGTCGAGCCTCCATGGTTGAACTATGCAAGAGAATGGGGGCCAAAGATTAGCTATAGCATTGAGGTCGAACTGAAGAAAGTTGAGAAGGTTTTGCCAGGGAAACTGAAGAAGTTGTTTGATAGGCTTGTGAGGAGTCTCCCTGATGAAGTGTTGGGTGAGGAAGGGCCTACTGGACCTAAAGGGAAAGATAGTTGGATGGGTGATGAAAGGGCTTGA
- the LOC140810067 gene encoding beta-hexosaminidase 2: MNQIIMAHTIFSFLICASIWTLPQISAVGDYPLNVWPKPTTFQWTQPQAILLSPDFTISAPAHRYLGPAVQRYLRQVSTEYHRPLVTPLLNFTSSPPLKALVVAIADPFATLTHGVNESYTLTIPSTGDDAVLKAGTAWGAMRGLESFSQLVFSNPPRVACGLYISDAPLFVHRGVMLDTSRNYYGLEDLLRLIRALSMNKLNVFHWHITDSHSFPIVVPSEPELAEKGAYGEEMTYTAADVKTVVEYGMKYGVRVVPEIDMPAHTGSWAEAYPEIVACANEFWWPAEAGWDDRFAAEPGTGQLNPLNPKTYEVVKNVVHDVVAMFPDQLYHAGADEITPNCWKIDPLVQSFLAKNGTLSQILEIFVNSTLPYIIALNRTVVYWEDVLLDANVKVNPSLLPPENIILQSWNNGPNNTKRIVDSGYRAIVSSSDFYYLDCGHGDFLGNNSQYDLPPGTDQGKGGSWCGPFKTWQTIYNYDITYGLTEAESKLVIGGEVALWSEQADPTVMDPRIWPRASAMAEALWSGNRDETGNKRSAEATDRLNEWRYRMVTRGIGAEPIQPLWCIKNPGMCNTVHPM; this comes from the exons ATGAACCAAATAATAATGGCTCACACAATCTTCTCCTTCTTGATATGTGCGTCAATATGGACTCTTCCTCAAATCTCAGCCGTTGGAGATTATCCACTCAACGTCTGGCCCAAGCCCACCACATTCCAGTGGACCCAACCGCAGGCTATCTTACTCTCTCCCGATTTCACTATCTCCGCGCCCGCCCACCGCTACCTCGGCCCCGCCGTCCAGCGCTACCTCCGCCAGGTCTCGACGGAGTACCACCGCCCTCTCGTCACCCCACTACTCAACTTCACTTCGTCGCCGCCGCTGAAGGCCCTCGTTGTCGCGATTGCTGACCCTTTCGCCACCTTGACCCACGGCGTCAACGAGTCATACACACTCACCATCCCGTCAACAGGAGACGACGCCGTGCTGAAGGCGGGAACAGCATGGGGGGCAATGCGTGGACTGGAGTCGTTCTCCCAGCTCGTGTTCTCGAATCCTCCGAGAGTTGCGTGCGGGCTGTACATTTCCGACGCGCCGCTGTTCGTGCACAGGGGAGTGATGCTCGACACGTCGAGGAACTACTATGGGCTGGAGGATCTGCTGAGGCTGATTCGGGCTTTGAGTATGAATAAGTTAAATGTATTCCATTGGCATATCACGGACTCGCACTCGTTCCCGATCGTGGTGCCGTCGGAGCCGGAGCTGGCGGAGAAAGGTGCGTATGGCGAGGAGATGACGTACACGGCGGCGGATGTGAAGACTGTGGTGGAGTATGGTATGAAATATGGAGTTCGAGTTGTGCCGGAAATCGATATGCCTG CACACACGGGATCTTGGGCTGAAGCCTACCCTGAAATCGTTGCTTGTGCAAACGAGTTCTGGTGGCCTGCTGAAGCTGGTTGGGATGATCGTTTCGCAGCTGAGCCAGGAACTGGACAACTGAATCCCTTGAATCCTAAGACATATGAAGTTGTCAAGAATGTTGTCCATGATGTTGTTGCGATGTTTCCCGATCAACTTTATCATGCAGGAGCCGATGAAATCACTCCGAACTGCTGGAAAATCGATCCTTTAGTGCAGTCTTTCCTTGCTAAAAATGGAACCTTGAGTCAGATTCTTGAAATATTTGTTAATTCCACTTTACCCTACATCATTGCTCTGAATCGAACGGTGGTCTATTGGGAGGATGTTTTATTGGACGCTAATGTAAAAGTGAACCCTTCTTTGCTTCCACCCGAAAACATTATTCTACAATCGTGGAATAATGGACCAAACAACACAAAAAGAATCGTCGATTCTGGTTATCGTGCTATTGTTTCATCTTCAGATTTTTATTACTTGGATTGTGGGCATGGAGACTTTTTGGGGAACAATAGTCAGTATGATCTGCCGCCTGGTACTGATCAAGGTAAAGGCGGATCATGGTGTGGACCATTTAAAACATGGCAAACCATATACAACTATGATATAACTTACGGATTGACTGAGGCGGAGTCAAAGCTTGTAATAGGTGGGGAAGTGGCATTATGGTCAGAGCAAGCAGATCCGACCGTTATGGATCCACGGATTTGGCCTCGAGCTTCGGCGATGGCCGAAGCTTTATGGTCGGGGAACCGAGATGAGACAGGAAACAAAAGATCTGCAGAGGCTACAGATAGGTTGAATGAGTGGAGATACAGGATGGTGACCCGGGGAATTGGTGCGGAACCAATCCAGCCACTATGGTGTATCAAGAATCCAGGCATGTGTAACACTGTTCATCCGATGTAG